The DNA sequence GGGACACCGGACCCGTTTCCGGGGTCTCCGTGCTGCAATGCTATGGCCAGTCTCAAAATTATTGCCGACACCATTGAAAACCGGAGATTTGCATGTAGATGCTTGATGGGCCTCATTGCAACGTACAACCCAAATGCCTATGCCATTGCCACTTTGCCCGACTTTTGTCAAGTCTCTTTGGGCTTCAACATCGATCCTAATACCGATTGCAACTAGTAAGTCTCACATGGCTACTTGTCGAGAATAAAGTTTTTGCAACGGATATGTTATTGTGATGGTATCTCAAGTTAGTCAAATATTATTATGTTTAACTGAGTGATTTGGTGAGATATCCTCACAAGTCACAATGACATCCCGTGTAAGCAAAGTTCTCTCACAAATTttgtttatggttttggtttgggatgGATGTGTAATGATGTTTACATGATGGTGCAGCATACTGTGAGTCACAAATTTGACCAAAATAAAGAGTCGGCATTCAGCTGCAGAGGAGGGAGCTAGGTTCGGTTTTGAGGTtgttaaaaatatgaataagTGATGATTTTAGTATTCTATACATAGATCCTGCTGATTGTACAAATTATGGAAATAATTatgttaaacaaaacttatttttttaataaaaaggaaattaGTTGGTAACTTCATCACGGAAGTTTACTATTTCGGAGGTCAGGAAGACTCAGAGGCATTTAAGCCTCTTTTTGGCCAATATCGCGTGATTCATCAATGTCAGGAATCAAATCCAGGACTTACTCTGTGAAAAAAAGAACTGAAAGTCGTTCCTAACCATTGAGTCATCCCGTGGTATCATTCCTTATCA is a window from the Pyrus communis chromosome 16, drPyrComm1.1, whole genome shotgun sequence genome containing:
- the LOC137721117 gene encoding putative non-specific lipid-transfer protein 14, with product MGSRTLMMIGATLTLLFSSVTLVSSTEECASVTSLVATCYTFITYGTPDPFPGSPCCNAMASLKIIADTIENRRFACRCLMGLIATYNPNAYAIATLPDFCQVSLGFNIDPNTDCN